The following proteins come from a genomic window of Pichia kudriavzevii chromosome 1, complete sequence:
- a CDS encoding uncharacterized protein (PKUD0A08890; similar to Saccharomyces cerevisiae YDL104C (QRI7); ancestral locus Anc_2.343) produces the protein MRPSLVRLYRVLAIETSCDDACVALLDRFSKESPPKIIDHQKATLNSASAGGVVPADAAVHNRKSISTLVDNLLKKHKWNVPSTKPDLIAVTRGPGMVGSLVGGYQLGMGLSIAWGCPLVGVNHMLGHLLVVRMQSNGELPKYPFLSLLVSGGHTMCVLSTSLTEHKILVDTVDIAAGDALDKCGRELGITGNMIGKESEKFLNLHRDQWEERVDIMVKEPMLNQWDRVDTLQYSFASFNSQVKNTLKKYYNSQIPSDDRIRARLLFQFQKTIFQHLISKIKLAIKADNLDVESIICSGGVSSNLYLRKMMKDQLQPLGLKNFYFPQLNLCTDNAVMIGWAGIELYENGFTTDVGTSVVRKWPIDSFLELEGWKKNGNQL, from the coding sequence ATGCGCCCGTCTCTTGTACGACTTTACCGTGTTCTTGCTATTGAAACCTCTTGTGACGATGCGTGTGTTGCTCTCCTTGACAGGTTTTCCAAGGAGAGTCCTCCGAAAATAATCGATCATCAAAAGGCCACATTAAATTCGGCCTCTGCAGGAGGTGTTGTTCCTGCTGATGCTGCTGTACATAATAGGAAGAGTATATCAACCCTCGTGGATAACCTACTTAAAAAGCACAAGTGGAATGTGCCCTCAACAAAACCCGATCTTATAGCTGTGACCAGGGGGCCTGGAATGGTTGGGTCTCTTGTAGGGGGGTACCAACTAGGCATGGGACTGTCTATTGCTTGGGGGTGTCCCTTGGTTGGAGTGAATCATATGTTGGGACATCTACTGGTGGTACGGATGCAGTCCAATGGGGAACTTCCTAAATATCCCTTCTTGAGCTTGCTAGTAAGCGGAGGTCACACCATGTGTGTCCTTTCGACCTCTTTGACTGAACACAAGATTTTGGTGGACACAGTAGATATTGCCGCAGGGGATGCATTGGACAAATGCGGTAGAGAACTAGGTATTACGGGAAATATGATTGGAAAGGAATCAGAGAAGTTTCTGAACCTACATAGGGATCAGTGGGAGGAGCGTGTTGATATAATGGTCAAAGAACCAATGTTGAACCAATGGGATAGAGTCGACACTCTGCAATATTCATTTGCTTCGTTCAACTCCCAAGTGAAAAACACCCTGAAAAAATACTACAATTCCCAAATACCAAGTGACGATCGTATCAGAGCTAGATTACTATTTCAGTTCCAGAAGACTATATTCCAACatttgatatcaaagatAAAACTGGCTATAAAGGCTGATAACTTGGACGTGGAGAGCATCATATGTTCTGGTGGTGTTAGTTCTAACCTCTATCTcaggaagatgatgaaggaTCAACTGCAACCTCTAggcttgaaaaatttctaCTTCCCTCAATTGAATCTGTGTACAGATAATGCAGTTATGATTGGGTGGGCTGGCATAGAGCTTTATGAAAATGGATTTACAACAGACGTGGGCACTTCTGTTGTTCGTAAGTGGCCAATAGATAGCTTCTTGGAGTTAGAGGgctggaaaaaaaacggaAACCAATTATAA
- a CDS encoding uncharacterized protein (PKUD0A08900) → MSTQTLTPLDSVEDTEKMREQAIAFYKHEHNLSQEERRELAHFFESQVRRTVMGFSIGVTVGAAIPFILRRRGAMVHPATSILGAVIGGTAAPGLVNGPLMRRDEANFIEKYGNESQVVQTLANTPDKVTRAVFWTAYFQATAKDVERRMPDPSKVDGPMFFALGKGRSRPMVEDGRPTAHEEYRAQSSWDRVRRGETNDHHHPQPATEHGAFGLENDHTILETEPSKDTMPQSQAIGSAWDRVRRSGH, encoded by the coding sequence ATGAGTACACAGACACTGACCCCATTGGATAGCGTAGAAGATACCGAGAAGATGCGTGAGCAGGCGATCGCTTTCTACAAGCACGAACACAATCTTTCTCAAGAAGAACGTCGGGAGTTGGctcatttctttgaaagcCAGGTTCGTAGAACAGTTATGGGGTTCTCCATAGGTGTCACTGTGGGTGCTGCCATTCCGTTCATTTTGAGACGTCGTGGGGCCATGGTGCATCCTGCCACCTCGATCTTAGGCGCCGTTATTGGAGGCACAGCGGCTCCTGGATTGGTCAATGGCCCCTTGATGAGACGTGACGAGGCCAATTTCATCGAGAAGTATGGTAATGAATCACAGGTTGTACAGACATTGGCCAATACCCCAGACAAGGTCACACGTGCAGTTTTTTGGACAGCGTACTTCCAAGCCACTGCCAAAGACGTGGAGAGACGAATGCCCGATCCTTCAAAAGTTGATGGCCCAATGTTCTTTGCCCTAGGTAAGGGAAGAAGCAGACCGATGGTTGAAGATGGCCGTCCCACTGCCCATGAGGAGTACAGAGCTCAGTCAAGCTGGGACCGTGTAAGACGTGGTGAGACTAACGACCATCACCATCCACAACCTGCAACTGAACATGGTGCTTTTGGGTTAGAAAATGATCATACTATTTTGGAGACAGAACCGTCAAAGGATACAATGCCACAATCGCAGGCCATTGGATCTGCTTGGGACAGAGTGAGGCGGTCCGGGCATTGA
- a CDS encoding uncharacterized protein (PKUD0A08910; similar to Saccharomyces cerevisiae YKL216W (URA1)), translating to MQSLSRHSLRLAKRPLSSQMRQISTSRPAKAGLGPASVGLLAAAALAFGVYSLDARSAVQEYVVCPLIRALTTAEQGHNLGILCLKTGLYPRLFSDVDDPLLKVDVFGKTLSNPIGMAAGFDKHGEAIDALFSLGFSYVEIGSITPEPQPGNPKPRFFRLSQDDAVINRYGFNSVGHWAVLARLRERFAKLHTKHPDATLNSFQDNKFLAINLGKNKTGDEVEDYLAGVHNFGPYADALVINVSSPNTPGLRDLQNEAKLTNLLTKVVKERNSLEGELIDPSRKPPVLVKVAPDLTEAEIESIAQSAKDAKIDGIIMSNTTVQRPVDQLITKGDIVNETGGLSGKPLKPIALKAFRTLRKYTKDSDLVLVGCGGISSGKDALEFARAGATFVEFYTAFAYQGPGITRKIKDEITEELKREGKTWMEIVGSDDK from the coding sequence ATGCAGTCACTTTCTCGTCACTCCCTCCGTCTCGCTAAGAGACCATTATCATCCCAAATGAGACAGATCTCAACTTCTAGACCGGCAAAGGCTGGATTAGGCCCAGCCTCTGTTGGTCTGCTTGCAGCTGCTGCATTGGCATTTGGTGTCTATTCCTTGGACGCTAGATCTGCAGTACAGGAGTACGTTGTCTGTCCTCTCATTAGAGCACTAACAACAGCAGAACAAGGCCACAATTTAGGTATATTATGCTTGAAAACAGGTTTGTATCCAAGGTTATTCTCTGATGTTGATGACCCTCTTTTGAAAGTCGATGTTTTTGGCAAGACATTGTCCAATCCTATTGGTATGGCTGCTGGCTTTGATAAGCACGGTGAAGCAATTGATGCTTTGTTTAGTTTAGGCTTTTCCTATGTGGAAATTGGGTCAATCACCCCGGAGCCACAACCGGGTAATCCTAAACCGAGATTTTTCAGGTTATCTCAAGATGATGCTGTTATTAACAGATATGGTTTCAATTCTGTTGGCCACTGGGCTGTCTTGGCTCGTTTGAGAGAGAGATTTGCAAAGTTACATACCAAGCATCCAGACGCCACCTTGAATTCATTTCAGGACAATAAATTTTTAGCCATCAATTTGGGTAAGAACAAGACAGgtgatgaagttgaagattaCTTGGCTGGTGTTCACAACTTCGGTCCATATGCTGATGCTTTGGTTATTAACGTTTCGTCTCCTAATACCCCTGGCTTAAGAGATTTACAGAATGAAGCTAAGTTGACTAACTTGCTAACCAAGGTTGTTAAGGAGAGAAATTCTCTTGAAGGCGAACTGATTGATCCATCAAGGAAGCCTCCTGTTTTAGTCAAAGTGGCACCTGATTTAACTGAAGCTGAAATTGAATCGATTGCCCAATCCGCTAAAGATGCTAAAATTGATGGCATCATCATGTCAAACACCACAGTTCAAAGACCAGTTGATCAACTTATTACCAAGGGTGATATTGTTAACGAAACTGGTGGACTGTCTGGTAAACCGTTGAAACCTATTGCACTAAAGGCCTTCAGAACTTTAAGAAAGTACACTAAAGACTCagatttggttttggtCGGCTGCGGTGGTATTAGTTCTGGTAAAGATGCATTAGAGTTCGCTAGAGCTGGTGCAACTTTTGTTGAATTCTATACTGCTTTTGCCTACCAGGGTCCTGGTATCAccagaaaaatcaaagatgaGATCACTGAAGAACTCAAGAGAGAAGGTAAAACCTGGATGGAAATAGTTGGA